TTTGAAAAAAGTTTTTAATCTTCTGTTGTTATGCCGTCAAATTCTGCTTCGTTTGACTCAGCTTCTTCTTTTGTTGCCCTTACAATTCCGTCTTTGTGGTGGGCGGGTGAATAAATCGTAT
This genomic interval from Candidatus Paceibacterota bacterium contains the following:
- a CDS encoding cupin domain-containing protein, which gives rise to TIYSPAHHKDGIVRATKEEAESNEAEFDGITTED